The following are encoded in a window of Candidatus Goldiibacteriota bacterium HGW-Goldbacteria-1 genomic DNA:
- a CDS encoding PolC-type DNA polymerase III — protein MSSAYIIKIDSEETKRILNENLPALKDDPSAELISFNRVELNGKGSDFKVEVTLDIKEGVTAVYLCALKGVIENNAKMPASFNINFEEGGATEKQIKELWAFFAERVDEARTWLLSTKPSFPGNGLELICENEFIAGKLSDFRVQASIRKGIREFFGRDIEITSVKTSAMPAEQPAAEPEAASIKITGKREKESKVLVTEEVKGAVKLINSISEAGKYVLEGRVFFDPDAEPISELKNKKGTYIVKFYITDDADTLKCIAFVDENDGLRDTLSTLSYVRLSAEVSYDDRDGELSAKVRRINRIKAPERHDTAAAKRVELHAHTKLSAMDSLMALDDYIKTAANWGHTAVAITDHGVVHSFPDAYNRLVGYYEKKHKDLFTKDRTRREGYLDAIEKRGATKLIFGMEGYLVDDREAKDEEHDKPWHIIILAKNYTGLKNLYKIVSASHLEYFYKKPRIPRSLLNANREGLVLGTACYLGELYQAILEQKQEKVIEEIAARYDYFEIQPDTNNMFLLKNGTLASIEDLHRINKRIVELGKKMYKPVAATCDVHFLNKKDRTYREFLMLAMGFDEADAELYLRTTDEMLEEFAYLGPESAKEVVITAPQKIAAMIEPALEPVPSKIHPPSLPDADNKIREATWNRAGELYGDNVLPEVKERIDRELKSIIGNNYAVLYLIAKVMVERSNLDGYIVGSRGSVGSSIVAYLCGISEVNPLQAHHLCPKCKYMEFIDTELAGVDMDPKKCPQCKTEMTRDGFNIPFETFMGFKGDKVPDIDLNFSGEYQEKIHNFLINMFGKEKVFKAGTINTLQQNAIKKDFMSKYIEKTGANLKNAEKMRLAMGCADVKRGTGQHPGGLMLVPDDKEICDFTPVQYAPDKVSITTHFDYHFIHDTLVKIDALGHELPTSLKHICEDLNIKVTDIPIDDKKTMQIFSSLKPLNVNPENYDSQIGTLGVPEFGTGFLRQMLNDTKPKTFSELVYISGLSHGTNVWVGNAQELINKKTATLKEVISTRDDIMEYLIRKGLEKGLAFSIMESVRRGRGLTPEFEKAMKEHKVPEWYIESCKKIKYMFPKAHAVAYTIMSFRIAYIKIHHPEHFYADYLNRDIGGFEYEFMAMDLEAVKKRLRESKFMKEADKKEKDRFKVLEVLVEMKDRGYVFSKVDLYKSHPTRFIVKEGKILPPLIAVPGLGEKVAISVSIERHKSQFTSVEDLVKRTKVNKSVVEFMKLNNLAGSLPDSDQAVLF, from the coding sequence ATGTCTTCAGCTTATATCATTAAAATTGACAGTGAAGAAACAAAGAGAATCCTGAATGAAAACCTTCCTGCTCTAAAGGATGACCCTTCAGCTGAATTAATATCATTTAACCGTGTGGAATTAAACGGCAAAGGCAGTGATTTTAAGGTTGAAGTCACCCTGGATATCAAAGAGGGCGTGACGGCCGTGTACCTCTGCGCGCTTAAAGGCGTTATAGAGAATAATGCCAAGATGCCGGCTTCTTTTAATATAAATTTTGAAGAAGGCGGCGCTACAGAGAAACAGATAAAGGAATTATGGGCGTTTTTTGCCGAAAGGGTTGACGAGGCGCGCACCTGGCTTTTAAGTACAAAACCTTCATTTCCGGGAAACGGGCTGGAACTTATCTGCGAAAACGAATTCATTGCCGGCAAACTTTCCGACTTCAGGGTGCAGGCTTCTATAAGAAAAGGAATCAGGGAATTTTTCGGAAGGGACATTGAGATTACTTCCGTTAAAACTTCGGCGATGCCCGCGGAACAGCCGGCGGCAGAACCTGAGGCGGCTTCCATAAAAATAACGGGCAAGCGGGAAAAAGAAAGCAAGGTGCTTGTAACGGAAGAAGTAAAGGGTGCCGTTAAACTAATAAATTCAATATCAGAAGCCGGGAAATACGTTTTAGAAGGCAGGGTGTTTTTTGACCCGGATGCCGAACCAATAAGCGAACTTAAAAATAAAAAAGGCACATATATTGTAAAGTTTTATATTACGGATGACGCGGATACTTTAAAATGTATAGCTTTTGTTGATGAAAATGACGGGCTTAGGGATACGTTATCCACGCTTTCTTATGTAAGGCTTTCGGCGGAAGTGTCATATGATGACCGTGACGGCGAATTATCCGCAAAAGTAAGAAGAATAAACCGGATTAAAGCGCCGGAGCGGCATGATACTGCAGCGGCAAAAAGAGTGGAACTTCACGCGCACACCAAATTAAGCGCAATGGATTCATTAATGGCGCTGGATGATTACATAAAGACCGCGGCTAACTGGGGCCACACAGCGGTGGCAATAACCGACCATGGAGTGGTGCACTCTTTCCCGGACGCGTATAACAGGCTTGTCGGCTATTATGAAAAAAAGCATAAAGACCTTTTTACCAAAGACAGAACAAGGCGCGAAGGATATCTGGATGCAATTGAAAAAAGGGGCGCCACAAAACTTATCTTTGGCATGGAAGGGTATCTTGTGGATGACAGGGAAGCCAAAGACGAAGAACATGATAAACCATGGCACATAATAATACTTGCAAAAAATTATACCGGTTTAAAGAACCTGTACAAAATTGTTTCCGCTTCACACCTTGAATATTTTTACAAAAAACCACGGATACCGCGTTCGCTTTTAAATGCCAACAGGGAAGGGCTTGTCCTTGGCACGGCGTGTTATCTGGGTGAACTTTATCAGGCGATTCTTGAACAGAAGCAGGAAAAAGTAATAGAAGAGATAGCCGCCCGTTATGATTACTTTGAAATACAGCCGGATACAAATAACATGTTTCTTCTGAAAAACGGAACTCTGGCATCCATAGAAGACCTTCACAGGATAAATAAACGCATAGTGGAACTTGGAAAGAAAATGTATAAACCTGTGGCTGCCACCTGTGATGTGCACTTTTTAAATAAAAAAGACCGCACCTACAGGGAATTTCTGATGTTGGCAATGGGGTTTGATGAGGCGGATGCGGAGCTGTATTTAAGGACCACCGATGAAATGCTTGAAGAGTTTGCTTATCTGGGGCCGGAATCTGCCAAAGAAGTGGTAATTACAGCCCCGCAGAAAATTGCAGCCATGATAGAACCTGCTTTGGAACCGGTACCGTCAAAAATTCATCCGCCTTCGCTTCCTGATGCTGACAATAAAATACGTGAAGCCACATGGAACCGCGCGGGTGAACTGTATGGTGATAATGTTCTGCCGGAAGTTAAAGAAAGGATAGACAGGGAGCTTAAATCCATCATAGGTAATAATTACGCGGTGCTTTATTTGATAGCAAAAGTGATGGTGGAACGCAGCAATCTGGACGGTTATATTGTGGGTTCAAGGGGTTCTGTGGGGTCGTCAATTGTGGCGTATCTTTGCGGGATATCAGAAGTCAACCCCCTGCAGGCGCACCACCTTTGCCCTAAATGCAAATACATGGAATTCATAGATACGGAACTTGCGGGAGTGGACATGGATCCTAAAAAATGCCCGCAGTGCAAAACTGAAATGACGCGCGACGGTTTCAATATACCCTTTGAAACTTTCATGGGGTTTAAAGGCGATAAAGTCCCGGATATAGACCTTAACTTTTCCGGCGAATATCAGGAAAAGATACACAATTTTCTTATAAATATGTTCGGTAAAGAAAAGGTCTTTAAAGCCGGTACAATTAACACGCTGCAGCAGAATGCCATAAAAAAAGATTTCATGAGTAAATATATAGAAAAAACCGGAGCTAATCTTAAAAACGCAGAAAAGATGAGGCTGGCCATGGGATGCGCAGACGTAAAGCGCGGCACAGGACAGCACCCGGGCGGGCTTATGCTTGTTCCCGATGACAAGGAAATATGCGATTTTACCCCGGTGCAGTACGCGCCGGATAAGGTATCCATTACCACGCACTTTGATTACCATTTTATACATGATACGCTTGTAAAGATAGATGCCCTTGGACACGAATTGCCCACAAGTTTAAAACACATCTGCGAGGATTTAAATATTAAAGTAACTGATATACCCATTGATGACAAAAAAACCATGCAGATTTTCAGCAGTTTAAAACCGCTGAATGTAAACCCTGAAAATTATGACAGTCAGATAGGCACACTGGGTGTTCCGGAATTTGGCACCGGTTTTTTAAGGCAGATGTTAAATGACACCAAGCCAAAGACTTTTTCGGAACTTGTTTATATCTCCGGGCTTTCACACGGGACCAATGTGTGGGTGGGAAACGCGCAGGAACTTATCAATAAAAAGACCGCCACTCTTAAGGAAGTAATTTCCACAAGGGATGACATCATGGAATACCTTATTAGAAAAGGGCTTGAAAAGGGGCTTGCGTTTTCAATAATGGAAAGTGTCCGAAGAGGCAGGGGGCTTACTCCGGAATTTGAAAAGGCCATGAAAGAACACAAGGTGCCTGAATGGTACATTGAATCCTGTAAGAAAATAAAATACATGTTCCCCAAAGCTCACGCTGTGGCATATACCATAATGTCTTTCAGAATAGCGTACATAAAGATTCACCATCCGGAGCATTTTTACGCCGACTATCTTAACAGGGACATAGGCGGTTTTGAATATGAATTTATGGCAATGGACCTTGAAGCGGTAAAAAAACGGCTGCGCGAGTCCAAGTTTATGAAAGAAGCGGATAAAAAAGAAAAAGACAGGTTTAAAGTGCTTGAAGTACTGGTGGAAATGAAAGACCGCGGTTATGTCTTTTCAAAAGTTGACCTTTATAAATCGCATCCCACGCGTTTTATTGTAAAGGAAGGTAAAATATTACCGCCTTTAATTGCCGTGCCGGGGCTTGGCGAGAAAGTCGCCATAAGCGTTTCTATTGAAAGGCACAAGTCGCAGTTTACATCCGTAGAAGACCTTGTCAAAAGGACAAAAGTCAATAAAAGTGTGGTAGAATTCATGAAGTTAAATAATTTAGCGGGCAGCCTTCCGGATTCGGATCAGGCGGTACTTTTTTAA